One part of the Hydrogenobacter sp. T-2 genome encodes these proteins:
- the galE gene encoding UDP-glucose 4-epimerase GalE — MRILVTGGAGYIGSHMVKLLGERGYQVLTVDNLSDGNPWAVLYGDLKVVDLLNYKALEEVLLEFKPEAVIHFAAKVKVPESVRKPLLYYENNFMGTLNLLQAMQRAGTQYLIFSSTAAVYGIPDKVPVKEDDPTKPINPYGWSKLFTEQAIKDFSYTTGLKYAILRYFNVAGADPEGRIGQVSKEPTHLILRAVKTAIGQFPHMEVFGTDYPTPDGTCIRDYVHVMDLCEAHLKALDYLMGGGQSDVFNVGYGRGYSVLEVVQKVKEVSGIDFEVRYAPRREGDPPMLVADNQKAKQILGWKPQYDSLEFIIKTALDWEKSYIYSNGT; from the coding sequence CAACCTCTCAGATGGCAACCCTTGGGCGGTGCTATACGGAGACCTCAAGGTGGTAGACCTTCTCAACTACAAAGCCCTTGAGGAAGTCCTGCTTGAGTTTAAGCCAGAAGCGGTTATTCACTTTGCTGCAAAGGTAAAAGTCCCAGAAAGCGTTAGAAAGCCACTGCTATACTACGAGAATAACTTCATGGGAACTCTCAACCTTCTTCAGGCTATGCAAAGAGCTGGGACGCAGTATCTCATATTCTCCTCCACCGCTGCAGTTTATGGCATACCAGATAAAGTCCCAGTAAAAGAGGATGACCCAACAAAGCCTATTAATCCCTACGGCTGGAGCAAGCTATTTACAGAGCAGGCAATAAAAGACTTCTCCTATACCACAGGCTTAAAGTATGCCATTCTCAGGTATTTCAACGTAGCGGGTGCAGACCCAGAAGGAAGAATAGGACAAGTAAGCAAAGAACCAACACATCTCATCCTAAGAGCAGTAAAGACTGCAATCGGTCAGTTTCCCCACATGGAGGTCTTTGGAACAGATTATCCAACACCTGACGGGACGTGCATAAGAGACTACGTGCATGTTATGGACCTATGCGAGGCTCACTTAAAGGCTTTAGACTACCTAATGGGCGGAGGGCAAAGCGATGTCTTTAACGTGGGATATGGCAGAGGATACTCGGTGCTTGAGGTGGTGCAAAAGGTGAAAGAGGTCTCTGGTATAGACTTTGAAGTAAGATACGCACCAAGACGCGAAGGAGACCCACCCATGCTCGTGGCAGATAACCAGAAGGCAAAGCAAATACTTGGCTGGAAACCTCAATATGACAGCTTAGAGTTTATCATAAAAACCGCCTTAGACTGGGAAAAATCCTATATTTATTCCAATGGAACTTGA
- a CDS encoding V4R domain-containing protein: MEYLKDKFRALAEAIERESVLVHRAALVDGYRDIHKLSKLGIDKVIKKATNYGGKKGAKILKERYGIYTDRLDEALDILTVIAESSRLLDVFEYDLDKMEIRVDGSILVEAVGSSKSPVCEPMAGFFEGFLSELLDKKISVKEVACRAQGHERCIFKINLK, encoded by the coding sequence ATGGAATATCTAAAGGATAAGTTCAGAGCACTGGCAGAAGCCATAGAGAGGGAATCTGTCCTTGTCCACCGTGCTGCCCTGGTGGATGGCTATAGGGACATACACAAACTGAGCAAATTGGGAATAGACAAGGTGATAAAGAAGGCAACCAATTATGGAGGGAAAAAGGGAGCAAAGATATTAAAGGAGAGGTATGGCATATACACAGATAGGTTGGATGAAGCCCTTGACATTCTAACGGTCATAGCAGAGTCCTCCAGGCTTTTGGATGTTTTTGAGTATGACCTTGACAAAATGGAAATAAGGGTTGACGGCTCAATACTGGTAGAAGCAGTGGGAAGTAGCAAAAGCCCTGTTTGTGAACCCATGGCCGGCTTCTTTGAGGGTTTTCTTAGTGAGTTACTTGACAAAAAGATAAGCGTTAAAGAAGTTGCATGTAGAGCACAAGGTCATGAAAGGTGTATATTTAAGATAAACCTTAAGTAA
- the rseP gene encoding RIP metalloprotease RseP, whose translation MEYVLAFLVLIGVLIWFHELGHFLMAKLFGVKVEIFSIGFGPVLISKKVGETEYRLSALPLGGFVKLYGEEEQIEDKRAFSSKPNWQKILIAFGGPLFNFILAILLFALIAMVGRQVPKYLYEEPLVGHVVEDSIAYKLGIKERDIILEINSKKVQNWKELENAIFENILAKEWSVKVLRNGEEVSLFLKDSVSKSAGFGAEPWLPAVLGRVVEDSPASQVGLQAGDKILKVNGKEINGWYELVKHVRESKDRPVLLTIQRGDSIEEKMVIPKVDPRTGMPILGIAPYVEKVETREPPLQAILEGFQRTYMLSILSLKALWSLITGGLSIKTLGGPIAIAQLAGESAQHGLIPFIGMMAFISVQLAIFNLIPLPILDGGLILLFLMESIRRKPFSPKFKEVWVKAGYAIIIVLAGFVILNDIMRILSGGRF comes from the coding sequence ATGGAGTACGTGTTGGCTTTTCTTGTTCTTATAGGTGTGCTTATATGGTTTCATGAGCTTGGTCACTTTCTTATGGCTAAGCTATTTGGTGTTAAGGTGGAGATATTCTCCATTGGTTTTGGTCCAGTGCTTATTAGCAAAAAGGTGGGAGAGACAGAATACAGACTGTCCGCACTTCCTCTTGGTGGCTTTGTAAAGCTATACGGCGAAGAAGAACAGATTGAAGACAAAAGAGCCTTTTCTTCAAAGCCCAACTGGCAGAAAATCCTCATAGCTTTTGGTGGTCCACTATTTAACTTTATACTTGCAATCTTGCTCTTTGCCCTAATAGCCATGGTTGGCAGACAGGTGCCAAAGTATCTCTACGAAGAACCTCTTGTGGGTCATGTAGTAGAGGACAGCATAGCTTATAAACTTGGTATAAAGGAGAGGGATATAATACTGGAGATAAACTCAAAGAAGGTGCAAAACTGGAAGGAGCTTGAAAACGCTATCTTTGAAAACATACTTGCCAAAGAGTGGAGCGTCAAAGTGCTAAGAAATGGAGAAGAAGTAAGCCTTTTCCTTAAAGATAGCGTTAGCAAGTCTGCTGGCTTTGGAGCTGAGCCGTGGCTTCCTGCAGTGTTGGGAAGGGTTGTAGAGGATAGCCCGGCATCTCAAGTAGGATTGCAAGCTGGAGATAAAATACTCAAGGTTAACGGTAAAGAGATAAATGGATGGTATGAGCTTGTGAAACATGTGAGAGAGTCAAAAGACAGACCTGTCCTGTTAACTATACAAAGAGGAGACTCCATTGAAGAAAAAATGGTTATTCCTAAGGTTGACCCAAGAACTGGAATGCCCATATTGGGAATAGCTCCCTATGTGGAGAAGGTTGAGACCAGAGAACCTCCTTTGCAGGCTATTTTGGAAGGTTTTCAAAGGACATACATGCTGAGCATACTATCTCTCAAGGCTTTATGGAGTCTTATAACCGGCGGTCTTTCCATAAAAACCCTGGGTGGGCCCATAGCCATAGCTCAGCTGGCTGGCGAATCCGCACAACATGGTCTAATTCCCTTTATAGGTATGATGGCTTTTATATCTGTTCAACTTGCCATATTTAACCTAATACCCCTTCCCATTCTTGATGGTGGGCTTATACTTCTTTTCCTTATGGAATCCATAAGAAGAAAACCCTTCTCTCCCAAATTCAAGGAAGTATGGGTGAAAGCAGGCTATGCCATAATTATAGTCCTCGCAGGTTTTGTGATATTGAACGATATAATGAGAATTCTAAGCGGGGGAAGGTTCTAA
- a CDS encoding metal-sulfur cluster assembly factor: protein MELEILEKLKEIRDPEIPIDIVNLGLIYGVQVKDRIAYVDMTLTVPSCPAKGFFAEHIREHLLRNFPQLEDVVINFVFEPAWNRDKISEEGLQKLRSMGWNI from the coding sequence ATGGAACTTGAAATCCTGGAAAAGCTAAAGGAGATAAGAGACCCAGAGATACCTATAGACATAGTGAACCTTGGGCTTATCTACGGCGTGCAGGTAAAAGACAGAATAGCCTATGTGGATATGACTTTAACAGTTCCTTCTTGTCCTGCAAAGGGATTTTTTGCAGAACATATAAGGGAACATCTGCTTAGAAACTTTCCCCAGTTGGAGGATGTTGTGATAAACTTTGTATTTGAACCTGCTTGGAATAGGGATAAAATATCTGAAGAAGGATTGCAAAAACTTAGGAGTATGGGATGGAATATCTAA
- a CDS encoding secondary thiamine-phosphate synthase enzyme YjbQ — protein sequence MAVIRVRTTKHTSFVNITNQVKEIVKNSGVKSGICIVYVPHTTACVFINEGADPDVIRDIAYSIEKLIPWRDNYAHSEGNSAAHIRSAIIGNSRVIPIEDGDLVLGTWEAIFLAEFDGPRERKVIVKVIED from the coding sequence ATGGCGGTCATAAGGGTTAGGACAACCAAGCATACCAGCTTTGTAAACATAACCAATCAGGTCAAAGAAATAGTGAAAAATTCAGGTGTCAAGTCTGGCATATGCATTGTATACGTTCCTCATACTACCGCCTGTGTCTTTATAAACGAAGGTGCAGACCCAGACGTAATAAGGGACATCGCCTACTCTATAGAGAAGCTCATACCATGGAGGGATAACTACGCCCACTCAGAAGGAAACTCTGCAGCACATATAAGAAGTGCCATAATAGGCAACTCAAGGGTAATACCTATAGAAGATGGAGACCTTGTCCTTGGCACTTGGGAAGCGATTTTTCTTGCAGAGTTTGACGGACCCAGAGAAAGGAAGGTTATAGTTAAGGTCATAGAAGACTAA